GAAGCGTAAAACCCAACAGCTGGCCTAGACGTTATCAAATTGTCAAAGAGCAAAAACAGCTTGTTTACTTGTTTACAAGACTACCGCGAAGCGGTTTCGTTCAACTAATAATTGACGGACAAAAAAGACCCTATAGCCAGACGACAAACGCACCAGTTTTGGTGTATAAAACTCATTTTCTCTTTGATAACATACTGATTTAATTAGGGGCCGATTTTATCGTATGATGTATAAAATGCCAAAATTCTGCGTGGATTGCACCAAAAACGATGAAATTTGTGACCCAAAATCAACATTGGTGCATAAATACATAAAACGTTTCATGAATAACACCAATGTTGGTGCATAAATCACATTGTTTTGTTTGTAACCTGCTGATTTACTTCAATGCCAAGTTCATCAAATGGTGTATAAATGCATAAAGCCACACATGAATCACACCAGTTTTACAAATGTGCACTTTGTCCACTGTTTTTTGTTCAGTTACCACATGTTATCAACAATAACAATCTTCAATGCCCACACCCACCACAAGCGATGCTCACCAGACGCAAAGACCGCAGAGAGAGTCTTATTCTTGTCCTATCCCGCCAAAGGCCGGGCGATTGGACAAGACCACTCGTGACGTTAAGGGGGACATCCTGCTTTTCGTTACAATACGATTCCAAAACCCACCCTTTACAATCCTCATAAATATTGATAAGTTCACTCCCGGCTCAGTTCAATCCCACCTTCGGCAGGATCATCCCGCTAGCGCAAACGACGAAAGAATGTTATCCAAGTTGCTCTCAAAAGATGTGTGATCGAACCATATATATGTTCTGTTCTTGCCAATACTGAAGTTAACAGTTCTTATGACAAAAGGTTTGACAAGTGCGGGCAAAGAATTATCATTAACATTGGTGTCTAGCTCGCCGCCAGTTCGCTTCAAGTCTGTTCGCCTGCCCCCCCAGCAAGACAATTGCCGATTAGCAGAGCATCAGAGAAGATTGAGTGGGCTGTCTCTTTTTTCGGAAAGTCAGATTCTTTGGGCAGGGCTTGCAGGTGGAGACACGGAAGTCAAAAAGAGAGAGGTCTTACGATGAAAAGAATGGTCGCAATCACGTTGCTGGTCGTCATGCTGACCATGTCGGCATTGGCAGCAGGAGCCTATCTTGCCACAAGGTTTTTTGTTGATCCGGCATTAAAGGATCTCAACAGGGCTGTAGCTGCCGTACAGCCCGAGGCCCAAAAACAGTTAATGCCTTATCTGCAACAATTGCAAGAACTTCGCGATACAGGAGGCTTCTATGTCCCCTGTGTTCTATTCCTGGCAGGTTTAACGGCGACCTTGATCCTTTCTCCGTTGCTACGCAGCTCGGCCAAGCGCCTTGTGGTCACGCGCAAGGAAACACCCAAGGCGGCGGCAAACATTTTAGCAGAACAAGAAAGACCGATAAAAGCTGTTGGTGATGACCCTGTAGATGTGGGCGCGTGTCGGATACTGTCCATTCTTCAAAACAAAGGGAGACTGATCGATTTCCTACAGGAAGATATCACCGCATATCCGGATGCTCAAATTGGTTCGGCTGTGCGCCATATTCACGAGGACTGCAGGAACGCTCTCAGCGCATATATCAGCCTGGCTCCGGTCATGTCTGAAAAAGAAGGGGAGACAGTGGTGGTCTCCGAAGGGTTTGATCCTTCCGAGATCCGGCTCACAGGGCAACTAACACAGAAGGCGCCTTTTGAGGGAGTTCTCCAGCACTCTGGCTGGAAGATCACCCAGATAGATCTGCCTGAGCAGCCCAAAGGCCAAAAGCATAGAGTAATAGCCCCGGCTGAGGTGGAAATCGGTTAGATAGTGTAGACAACCCATGGAACCATCAAGATATATCGTTGGCATAGATCTGGGGACCACCAACTGTGCGGTCGCTTATGTGGATACCCTTGCACAGGAGGAGGACGATAGGCCCAAGATCCGTCTTTTTCGCATTGCCCAAGTAGTAGCCCCTGGCACGGTGGAAGAGCGGCAACTTCTGCCGTCCTTTTCTTATCAGCAGGCCACAGGAGAATTCCCTCAAGGGAGCCTGGATCTACCGTGGCAAGAGGAGTTGGGGTTTGCGGTGGGAGCCTTTGCCAGAGAACGAGGCGCTGAGGTCCCTGATCGGGTCATCTCATCGGCCAAATCGTGGCTCAGCCATTCCGGTGTGAATCGCACTGCGGCGTTACTACCATGGGGGGGCGCAGAAGAAATTCCGCATATCTCTCCGATTGAGGGCTCATCCAGATTGCTAAAACATATTCGTGATGCGTGGAATCACGTGATCGCAGGCCAAGACCCGAGTCTTTTTCTGGAATCCCAGGAGATATTCTTGACAGTCCCTGCCTCCTTTGATGCGACAGCGCGGGAGCTAACAGTCCGTGCCGCAGAGATGGCAGGGATATCGCGGGTTACACTTTTAGAAGAGCCCCAAGCCGCCTTTTATGCCTGGATCGAAAGCGCCCAAAACGCATGGCAAAAGGAAGTGCGCGTGGGCGATGTAATCCTTGTCTGCGATATCGGCGGCGGCACCACTGATTTTAGCCTTATCCTGGTCTCGGAAAGGGAAGAGGAACTCGTTCTTGAACGGATTGCTGTGGGAGACCATATCCTTCTGGGTGGAGACAACATGGATCTCACGTTGGCCTATGCCATTAGAAATCGTTTGGCAGGTGAAGGAACCAGGCTGGACAACTGGCAAATGAGAGGGCTCCTGCACTCCTGCCGGCGGGCCAAAGAGGAGATCTTTCAGAATCCTGATTGCCGTTCCTGTCCGGTCACGATCCTGGGGAAGGGACGACGACTTATTGGAGGTACAATCAGCACGGAGCTTACCAGCCAGGAGATAGAAGAGGTCATCCTGGACGGTTTTTTTCCAAGGTGTGGTGAGACTGACCGGCCACGGGAAAGGCATCAGGCCGGGCTGAAAGAGTTAGGGCTTCCGTATGCTTCAGATCCTGCTGTGACAAGGCACATGGCATGGTTCCTTCAAAGGCACAGCAATGACGGCAATCTCGCAGGCGAGACCCTAAGGCCCACGGCCGTCCTGTTTAACGGAGGGGTCATGAAGGCCGGGCCCTTGCAGCAGAGGCTGGTGGAAATCCTTGAAAGCTGGGACAAGGGTAAAAAAGAGTTAAAGGTGCTTTTTTCCCAATCGCTTGATCTGGCAGTGGCCTGTGGGAGCGCATATTACGGCTTGGCCCGACGCGGCCGTGGGATACGAATCCGCAGCGGCACTGAGAGGTCCTACTACATAGGAATCGAAACCGCCATGCCCGCAGTTCCCGGGATGCTCGCCCCGGTTAAGGCGCTCTGCGTGGTACCCTTTGGTATGGAGGAGGGGACTGAGGCAGATCTGCCGGATCAGCACTTTGGCCTGGTGGTGGGAGAAGCGGTATCTTTTCGTTTTTTTGGCTCGACTACTCGACACGACGACAGGATCGGAGACGTTATAGAAGACTGGGAAGAGACAGACATTGAGGAACTCGTCCCGTTGGAAACACGGCTTGCAGCTGAAGAGGGTCTCGAAGGGAGCCTGGTACGAGTGCGGTTGCGCATAAAGGTGACCGAGATAGGAACACTGGAACTTTGGTTTGTCTCCGAGATCAAGCGTTGGAGACTTGAATTCAATGTTCGGCAACCGTGAAGATTTGGTTTGCCGATTTTGCCCGTTGAGCCATACCCCGAGTACAGATGAAACAGGGTGCACAAAAAAGATCCCGGTACGTCATAGGGATAGACCTTGGCACAACAAATTCCGCCATTTCATATATCGATACCCGCAGATATCCGACCGGTGGGGTCAATGCCGTTCAAACCTTTCCTGTCCCCCAGTTGACCGGCGAGGGGGAAATTGCACAGCGCAAGGGGCTTCCCTCTTTCTTATATCTTTCAACCGGTCACGATCTACCCGCAGGAAGCCTTGATCTGCCCTGGGCAGAAAACAGAGATCTTGCAGTTGGAGAATTTGCCCGCATCCAAGGGGCAAAGGTCCCAGGGCGCCTTGTTTCCTCTGCAAAATCGTGGCTATGTCACTCAGGTGTGGATCGCAAGGCGCCTATTCTTCCGTGGGGAGATGTGGGAGAGATTTCAAAGCTCTCCCCTGTGGAGGTCTCCTCCCTTTATCTCAGGCATATGCGTGACGCATGGAACCATACAGTAGCTGTCGGCGATCCTGCTAAGCGGTTTGAGGAACAGGACCTAATCCTCACCGTGCCGGCCTCTTTTGATCAAGTTGCCAGAGAACTCACCTTAGAGGCAGCAAAAAAAGCAGGTCTTGCCCATGTTACGCTCCTTGAAGAACCTCAGGCTGCATTTTATTCGTGGATAGCCTGTCACGAGAAAGATTGGCAACAAACCATTGGTCCGGGAACGGTCGTCCTCATTTGCGACATTGGAGGGGGGACCACCGACTTTACCCTGATCCGTGTAAAAGAGGGGGAGACTGGGCCGGTCCCCGAACGCAGCGCAGTGGGAGAACACCTCCTCCTTGGTGGCGACAATATGGATCTGGCCCTGGCCCGTTTGGTTGAATCCCGGATGATGGGTGGCAGTGAAAAAAGGCTTGATTCTCTTCGCTGGCAAATGCTGACCTCCCTTTGCAGAAGCGCGAAAGAGAAAATTCTCACAGAAGGAGAGCCTCAATCCGTTCCGATCAGCCTTCCAGGGCGTGGCAAAGGAATCGTTGCCGGGGCTTTGTCCGGCTCACTCGATTCGGAGGATGTACAAGATGCTATTATCAAGGGCTTTTTCCCGTTTACACAAGCCGATGAAATGCCGATCCCAAGGACTGGCAGCGGTATTCAGGAGTGGGGGCTCCCGTTTGCTGCAGATCCTGTTGTTCCACGTCATCTCGCGGCGTTTTTGAAAAGACACCAGGCGGCCGATTCTTCCCAAGCCGATGATTCCCTGTCACTACGACCAGGCGCTATTCTTTTTAATGGCGGAGTGTTTACGCCCAAGGGCATTAGACAACGTGTGGTAGATATCGTGTCGGGATGGTTTTCAAAGGCCGGAGGGGTCAAGTGGCGTCCTGTGGTGCTTGAAAATGAGCTCCCTGCCGTGGCAGTAGCACGGGGTGCCGCATACTACGGCATGGTGCGCCGGGGCCGCGGAATCCGCATTGTGGGTGGAAGCCCGCGCTCCTATTACGTAAAGGTCGTAACCACGGGTGAGACTGAGAAATCGCCCGGACAAATCAAGGCCGTATGCGTCATACCCAGGGGCATGGAAGAAGGGGAAAAGGCAGAGATAGAATCTCCAGTATTCAAGGTGCTGCCAAACCAGCCGGTCTCTTTTTCGCTTTACAGTTCTAATGCCAGAAAGGGCGATCAACTCGGCCAAGTTCTTGCTCTGCAGGAAGATTCATTGTTTAAGCTCCCTCCACTTCATACAATCTTGCGGTTTGGGAAAAAAGGGGCTGTCCGAAAAATACCGGTCTACCTTTGTGCTCGCCTCACAGAGGTCGGGACCTTAGACCTTGCTTGCCATTCCAGGGAAACCGAGCATCGATGGAGGCTCGAATTCAATATCCGACCAGCCGTAAGTGAAAAAGTAGAGGATAGAGAGCGGCTCAAGAAGAAGGGACGGAAAGAATCAATTTCAGAAAAGTCAATAGCAAGGGCCTTGAAGACCCTGGGGGCTGCATTTAGCGCTGAAGGGCCTCTTTCAGATGATCAGGCCACGCCCGCCACTGTCATGAAAGCGTTGCGCGACCATCTTCGTACGAGCAAGGAGAAGTGGCCGGTTCCGGTCTTGAGGCGTCTTGCTGATGCCCTCCTTACAGAGCCAGACCGGCGAAAAATAAGCCCCAGACATGAAGAAAGGTGGCTGAATCTTGTCGGGTTTTGTCTCCGGCCCGGCTATGGTGACGTGGCGGATAGCTATCGAATGCAGCAGATATGGAAAGTCTATCATGCCGGTGTTATCTTTTCCCGTGACCGACAATGCCGGGTGGAGTGGTGGATCCTGTGGAGACGTGTGGCCGGCGGCTTGAGCCAGAAGCAACAGATGGCCCTTTTCCGCGACCTCTGTCCGGCTCTTCTGCCCGGGAAAAAGAAAGGAACCAAGCAACACCGCCTTGCCGCGCCGGAGCGGACCGAGATGTGGCGCACCATGGCCAACCTAGAGAGACTTCCAGTTGAGAATAAGGAAAAGATAGGCAAAACGCTCATAAAGCAAATCGGGACCTCCCGCGGTGAAGGGCTTAATATGTGGGTTCTTTCGCGTATTGCCTCACGCATTCCTCTCTACGGCCCTCTAAACGAAGTGGTTTCTGCCAGAACGGTCACACGCTGGATAAGACGGATACTTGAAACAGAGTGGAAGAAACCGGATCAGACAGGGTTTTGTGTAGTTCAAATGGCGTGTTTTTCCGGAGACCGGGAAAGGGAACTCGATGCGAATCTCAAAGATCGCATTGAAGAAAGACTGAGCGGATTGGAAGACAGCGAGCGTTTGTCTCAAAGATTGCACGAAATGGTTTCTCTGAGCACTACTGAACAAGGCCGCGTCTTTGGCGAAGGCCTGCCAGGGGGGCTCCATTTGGCAGAATAGTCCCTTTTGGAGAAGGGAGCCACAACGCGTGAAGAACCAAGCCATCCTGATCAAAGGGGCCAGGCAGAATAACCTCAAGAACCTGGATCTGGAAATCCCCCTGAACCGTATCACCGTCGTCACAGGCGTGAGCGGTTCGGGAAAGTCTTCTCTGGCCTTTGATACGCTCTATGCTGAGGGCCAGCGCCGGTATGTGGAGACCTTTTCCCCTTATGCCCGGCAGTTCATGGATCGCATGGACCGCCCCCAGGTGGATCGCATTGAGGGTATCCCGCCTGCCATTGCCATCGACAGAAAAGACCCGGTGCGAACATCCCGCTCCACTGTGGGCACCATGACCGAAATCACGGACTATGTTAAACTCCTTTACTCCCGCCTGGGCCAACTCCACTGCAAGAAATGCGGCAAGCCCGTAACCCCCGAAACCCCGGACCATGTATGGAAGGTCCTAAAGAACCGTGCAGCGGGGTCTGAGATCGTGATCACCTTCCCTGCTCCTGCAAATGGCGCAAGCGCCGATCAAGTGCGCAAAAGATTAGCGCGGATAGGCTTTGACCGTTTCTTTTCAGACGGCAAGATTAGACCTCTAACGGACTGGGAGGCAAGCGATGATGCAACAGAGCTTAATATCGTGGCAGACCGGGTTTTGCTGCAAGGCAAGGATCGGAAGCGTATTGTGGATTCCCTGGAGCAGGCCTTTCGTTTTGGAAGGGGTACGCTCGATGTGTGGATCAAGCCGGACCAGCGCCTTGCATTCAGCAACACCCTTGAATGCGCTGACTGCAAAATTCCTTACGTCGCCCCCCAACCGAACCTCTTTTCTTTTAACAGCCCGCTTGGGGCCTGTGAGTCCTGTCGGGGATTTGGCCGAATCATTGATATAGATCAGGACCTCATCATCCCGGACCACGCCCTTTCCCTGGAAGAAGGGGCCATTAAGCCATGGGGAGACTGGGAAGACCACCGCACGGAATATGACGACATGATGGCCTTTTGCCGGCGCAAGAAAATACCCACAGATATCCCCTTTGATCATCTGACACAAGATCAGAAAAGGGCAATTATTGAAGGAACACCCAGCTATTATGGGGTGCGGGGTTTTTTCAAGTGGCTTGAATCCAAGACCTATAAGATGCACGTCAGGGTTTTTCTCTCCCGATACCGGACCTACAAAATCTGCCCTGACTGCAATGGCGCCCGTTTCAAGGAAGAGGCCTTGCTGTATCGACTTGGTGCGCTGAACATCGGCCAGGTCTATGCCTTGAACGTGGATGAGACGAGCAGATTCTTTGACGCACTCAATGTCCCAACCAGGGATGAAGCCAGCCAGATCCTTCTTGATGAAATTCGCGGCAGGCTCAAATACCTTCGGAACGTGGGACTCGCGTATCTCACTCTGGATCGGCAATCCCGCACCCTTTCCGGTGGCGAGGTACAGCGCGTTGCTCTGGCTTCAGCCCTCGGCTCTTCCCTGGTAAACACCCTCTACATTCTGGATGAGCCGAGCATCGGCCTTCACCCCCGGGACAACCACCGTCTCATCCGCATCATGAAGGGCCTCAGGGATCTGCAAAACACCTTGGTCGTAGTTGAACATGATCCGGAAATCATCAGCCAGAGCGACTTTATGCTGGACCTCGGGCCCAGGGCCGGCGAGCACGGCGGCCAGGTGATGTATTTTGGCCCCACTATGAGCGTAAACGGCTCCCTCACCGGGCAATACCTTAAGGGTGAGCGGCATATCTCCATACCCAAGAAGCGGCGAAAGCCCAAAGAGGGCCGATGGCTGGTAATCGAGAAGGCGGCCGAACACAATTTGCGGGACATCGATGTTCATATTCCCCTCGGCCTCCTGGTCTGTTTGACAGGGGTCTCGGGCTCAGGCAAATCGACCCTGGCAGAAGAGATCCTGTACAAGGCCATCAAGTGGGTCAAATGGGACCCCCAGGGCAGACCCGGTTGCCACAAGACGATCACAGGCCTGGAACAGATCGTCGACGTCGTGCTGGTAGACCAAAGGCCCATCGGACGCACCCCCAGGGCCAATGCCTTAACGTATACCAAGGCCATGGATCCCATCCGCCGCGTGATGGCCAACACATCGGAGGCCCGTGCCAGGGGGTTTGGGCTGAGCCATTTTTCTTTTAATGTGGCAGGAGGACGGTGCGAAACGTGCCGGGGAGAGGGGTTTGAAAAGGTGGAGATGCAGTTTCTTTCCGATGTCTTTATTACGTGTCCGGACTGCGGTGGAAAGCGCTTCAAAAAGGAAATCCTGGAAGTGACCTACAAGGGCCAGAACATATACAACATCCTATCCATGACCGTTGATCACGCCCTCGCTTTTTTTGATGACCAAGCCAAAATAAAGGCCGCGCTTGAGCCCATGGTAGATGTGGGCCTCGGTTACATTCGGCTTGGCCAGCCCATTAACACCCTTTCAGGAGGCGAGGCCCAACGTCTTAAGCTCTCTCGATATCTAAAGGCCGGAGACAACGGCTTGCGGCTTTTTATCTTTGACGAACCCACCACCGGACTCCACTTTGACGACATAGAAAAACTCCTGGCAGCCCTCCAGCGGCTTGTTTCTGAAGGCAACACGGTGCTGCTGATCGAACACAACATGGATGTTGTCAAGGCAGCAGACTGGGTGATCGACCTGGGTCCTGAAGGTGGAGATGAGGGCGGCCAGGTCGTTGTGGCAGGCCCAGCGGAAGAAGTGGCAAAGCACAAGAAATCTCATACAGGCCGGTTCCTAAAGGAGTATCTGGCCTGCCGAGGGCGGTTGGCGCCGTGCAAGTCCTTGCCTTCTAACATAGAACCAATTCGATCAACCATTTCCTCCGCTACCCTTCCCTCTGCCTCGTCAAAGACCCGCCGTGTTTCTGGCGCAAAGGGGGAGTGTTTGGGAGTGGGTGAGGCCATCACAATAAGAGGCGCCCGAGAACACAACCTGAAAAATTTAAGCCTTTCCATCCCCCGCAACCAGCTCGTGGTACTCACAGGGGTATCCGGCTCGGGCAAATCTACTCTGGCTTTTGACATTCTCTTTGCCGAGGGTCAACGCCGTTATCTGGAAAGCCTAGCGCCTTATGTCAGGCAATATGTAAGGATCCTTGAACGGCCTGATGTGGATGTCGTGACCGGCCTTCCACCCACCGTGGCCATTGAACAGCGCGTCAGCCAGGCCGGTCGCCGGTCGACTGTTGCAACGCTGACCGAGATCTATCATTTCCTCAGGCTCTTATACAGCAAGCTCGGTTCCCGGCACTGCTCACGTTGCGGCCGCAAGTTGACAACCCAAACCGCGGACCAAATCGCGGATCAGATACGGGATCGGTTCGAAAAAAAGCAGGCCATGGTCCTGGCCCCCAAGGTGGCAGGGCGAAAAGGGTTTCACAAGGCTGTGTTGGCCCAGGCCATGCTCAAGGGGTACAGGGAAGCGCGTATCGACGGCAGCTTGACAAGACTGAAAAGGAACATGGCCCTGAGCCGCTTTCATGAGCACACTATTGAGCTTGTGGTGGGACGCCTCCCAACAGAAGACATTTGCGGGCTGGTGGCCCGTGGCCTGAAAGAAGGGGGCGGAAGCCTTTTGGTTCTAGACCCCAAAGGGAAGGAAGAGGTGTTCAGTCTGCTGGGCATCTGCCCGGACTGCGGCATAGGCTTGCAGGCCCTGGACCCGCGACTCTTTTCCTTTAACAGCACACACGGGGCGTGTCCCCTGTGTGACGGACTGGGTGAAATAGAGGTTCCGGACTCAGATGAACACAAGGTGTGCCCTCAATGCCAGGGAAGTCGCCTAAAGTCTGAAGCCCTGGCCGCAAAAATCGGGGGCCATTCCATCTGGGACCTGGTGCAGCAGCCGGCTGACCGGATGCATAGCACTCTCAAAGGGTTTTCCTTCGGCCCCCAGGAATCGCCCATAGCCGTACCAATTTTGGCTGAGATCCTGACACGCCTTTCCTTGCTCGACCGGCTCGGGTTGTCCTATCTTGCCCTGAGTCGAAGCGGTCAGACCCTGTCCGGGGGCGAGGCCCAGCGTGTCCGGCTGGCAGCCCAACTTGGATCAAGTCTTACCGGTGTCTGCTACATTCTGGATGAACCTACTATCGGCCTCCACGCCAGGGACCACAGGATGCTCCTTGATGCTCTCAAAGAACTCAAAGAACGGGGCAATTCGATCCTGGTCGTGGAGCATGATGAGGATACTATCCGCGAGGCTGACTGCCTCATCGATCTGGGCCCCGGAGCCGGACAGGACGGTGGCGAGGTTGTAGCCCGTGGCCAATTGGCAGACCTGAAAAAAGTCTCTGCATCCGTTACTGGCGCCTTTTTTGACGGGCACCCGCACCGAATTACTTCCCGTCTTAGGCCTTACAAAGACCGCCCATGCATCACAGTTCGCGGGGCAACACAACACAATCTGAAAGGCATCGACGTTGCGTTTCCTCTTGGTGCGCTGATCTGCGTCACAGGGGTCTCGGGTTCCGGCAAGTCCACGCTTCTTAAAGAGACCCTATACTATGAGGTGAGCAACGGGATTCTGAAACAACACCATGGCACGAGGCGGTGCAAAAAAATCGAGGGATGGGAAACCCTGGAAAGGGTTCTGGAAGTGGACCACAGTCCCATTGGCCGCACCCCTCGCTCTGTGCCTGCCTCCTATGTGGGATTCCTGTCTGAAATACGCAAGCTATTTGCCATGACCCCGGAGGCCAGGGCCAGAGGATATGATGCCGGCCGGTTTTCATTCAACGTAAGACGGGGCCGCTGCGAGGCGTGCAAAGGGCACGGCAGCCTGAAAGTCGCCATGAGCTTTCTCCCTGATGTCTATGTTCACTGTGAGGCCTGTAGCGGACAACGCTTCAACCATGAGACCCTGGCGGTCACCTACAAAGGAAAAAACATCTCTGAGGTCCTGGAGCTTACTTTTGAGGAGGCAGCAAGCTTTTTTGCTGCCGTCCCGTCTATTCGCCGTCCGATCCGGGTTGTCTCCGATGTCGGCCTTGGATATCTGCGCCTGGGACAGCCCAGCCCCACCCTTTCAGGAGGCGAGGCCCAGCGCATAAAGCTGGCCGAAGAACTGGCCAAGCCTTCCAAAGGCCGCACTCTTTACCTCTTGGATGAGCCGACTACAGGGCTTCACGTGGCTGATGTCCAGAGGCTCTTGATAGTGCTGCAAGCATTGGTGGACGAAGGCAACACCATAGCTGTGATTGAACA
The genomic region above belongs to Deltaproteobacteria bacterium and contains:
- a CDS encoding DUF2760 domain-containing protein, which translates into the protein MKRMVAITLLVVMLTMSALAAGAYLATRFFVDPALKDLNRAVAAVQPEAQKQLMPYLQQLQELRDTGGFYVPCVLFLAGLTATLILSPLLRSSAKRLVVTRKETPKAAANILAEQERPIKAVGDDPVDVGACRILSILQNKGRLIDFLQEDITAYPDAQIGSAVRHIHEDCRNALSAYISLAPVMSEKEGETVVVSEGFDPSEIRLTGQLTQKAPFEGVLQHSGWKITQIDLPEQPKGQKHRVIAPAEVEIG
- a CDS encoding Hsp70 family protein; protein product: MEPSRYIVGIDLGTTNCAVAYVDTLAQEEDDRPKIRLFRIAQVVAPGTVEERQLLPSFSYQQATGEFPQGSLDLPWQEELGFAVGAFARERGAEVPDRVISSAKSWLSHSGVNRTAALLPWGGAEEIPHISPIEGSSRLLKHIRDAWNHVIAGQDPSLFLESQEIFLTVPASFDATARELTVRAAEMAGISRVTLLEEPQAAFYAWIESAQNAWQKEVRVGDVILVCDIGGGTTDFSLILVSEREEELVLERIAVGDHILLGGDNMDLTLAYAIRNRLAGEGTRLDNWQMRGLLHSCRRAKEEIFQNPDCRSCPVTILGKGRRLIGGTISTELTSQEIEEVILDGFFPRCGETDRPRERHQAGLKELGLPYASDPAVTRHMAWFLQRHSNDGNLAGETLRPTAVLFNGGVMKAGPLQQRLVEILESWDKGKKELKVLFSQSLDLAVACGSAYYGLARRGRGIRIRSGTERSYYIGIETAMPAVPGMLAPVKALCVVPFGMEEGTEADLPDQHFGLVVGEAVSFRFFGSTTRHDDRIGDVIEDWEETDIEELVPLETRLAAEEGLEGSLVRVRLRIKVTEIGTLELWFVSEIKRWRLEFNVRQP
- a CDS encoding hsp70 family protein, encoding MKQGAQKRSRYVIGIDLGTTNSAISYIDTRRYPTGGVNAVQTFPVPQLTGEGEIAQRKGLPSFLYLSTGHDLPAGSLDLPWAENRDLAVGEFARIQGAKVPGRLVSSAKSWLCHSGVDRKAPILPWGDVGEISKLSPVEVSSLYLRHMRDAWNHTVAVGDPAKRFEEQDLILTVPASFDQVARELTLEAAKKAGLAHVTLLEEPQAAFYSWIACHEKDWQQTIGPGTVVLICDIGGGTTDFTLIRVKEGETGPVPERSAVGEHLLLGGDNMDLALARLVESRMMGGSEKRLDSLRWQMLTSLCRSAKEKILTEGEPQSVPISLPGRGKGIVAGALSGSLDSEDVQDAIIKGFFPFTQADEMPIPRTGSGIQEWGLPFAADPVVPRHLAAFLKRHQAADSSQADDSLSLRPGAILFNGGVFTPKGIRQRVVDIVSGWFSKAGGVKWRPVVLENELPAVAVARGAAYYGMVRRGRGIRIVGGSPRSYYVKVVTTGETEKSPGQIKAVCVIPRGMEEGEKAEIESPVFKVLPNQPVSFSLYSSNARKGDQLGQVLALQEDSLFKLPPLHTILRFGKKGAVRKIPVYLCARLTEVGTLDLACHSRETEHRWRLEFNIRPAVSEKVEDRERLKKKGRKESISEKSIARALKTLGAAFSAEGPLSDDQATPATVMKALRDHLRTSKEKWPVPVLRRLADALLTEPDRRKISPRHEERWLNLVGFCLRPGYGDVADSYRMQQIWKVYHAGVIFSRDRQCRVEWWILWRRVAGGLSQKQQMALFRDLCPALLPGKKKGTKQHRLAAPERTEMWRTMANLERLPVENKEKIGKTLIKQIGTSRGEGLNMWVLSRIASRIPLYGPLNEVVSARTVTRWIRRILETEWKKPDQTGFCVVQMACFSGDRERELDANLKDRIEERLSGLEDSERLSQRLHEMVSLSTTEQGRVFGEGLPGGLHLAE
- the uvrA gene encoding excinuclease ABC subunit UvrA: MKNQAILIKGARQNNLKNLDLEIPLNRITVVTGVSGSGKSSLAFDTLYAEGQRRYVETFSPYARQFMDRMDRPQVDRIEGIPPAIAIDRKDPVRTSRSTVGTMTEITDYVKLLYSRLGQLHCKKCGKPVTPETPDHVWKVLKNRAAGSEIVITFPAPANGASADQVRKRLARIGFDRFFSDGKIRPLTDWEASDDATELNIVADRVLLQGKDRKRIVDSLEQAFRFGRGTLDVWIKPDQRLAFSNTLECADCKIPYVAPQPNLFSFNSPLGACESCRGFGRIIDIDQDLIIPDHALSLEEGAIKPWGDWEDHRTEYDDMMAFCRRKKIPTDIPFDHLTQDQKRAIIEGTPSYYGVRGFFKWLESKTYKMHVRVFLSRYRTYKICPDCNGARFKEEALLYRLGALNIGQVYALNVDETSRFFDALNVPTRDEASQILLDEIRGRLKYLRNVGLAYLTLDRQSRTLSGGEVQRVALASALGSSLVNTLYILDEPSIGLHPRDNHRLIRIMKGLRDLQNTLVVVEHDPEIISQSDFMLDLGPRAGEHGGQVMYFGPTMSVNGSLTGQYLKGERHISIPKKRRKPKEGRWLVIEKAAEHNLRDIDVHIPLGLLVCLTGVSGSGKSTLAEEILYKAIKWVKWDPQGRPGCHKTITGLEQIVDVVLVDQRPIGRTPRANALTYTKAMDPIRRVMANTSEARARGFGLSHFSFNVAGGRCETCRGEGFEKVEMQFLSDVFITCPDCGGKRFKKEILEVTYKGQNIYNILSMTVDHALAFFDDQAKIKAALEPMVDVGLGYIRLGQPINTLSGGEAQRLKLSRYLKAGDNGLRLFIFDEPTTGLHFDDIEKLLAALQRLVSEGNTVLLIEHNMDVVKAADWVIDLGPEGGDEGGQVVVAGPAEEVAKHKKSHTGRFLKEYLACRGRLAPCKSLPSNIEPIRSTISSATLPSASSKTRRVSGAKGECLGVGEAITIRGAREHNLKNLSLSIPRNQLVVLTGVSGSGKSTLAFDILFAEGQRRYLESLAPYVRQYVRILERPDVDVVTGLPPTVAIEQRVSQAGRRSTVATLTEIYHFLRLLYSKLGSRHCSRCGRKLTTQTADQIADQIRDRFEKKQAMVLAPKVAGRKGFHKAVLAQAMLKGYREARIDGSLTRLKRNMALSRFHEHTIELVVGRLPTEDICGLVARGLKEGGGSLLVLDPKGKEEVFSLLGICPDCGIGLQALDPRLFSFNSTHGACPLCDGLGEIEVPDSDEHKVCPQCQGSRLKSEALAAKIGGHSIWDLVQQPADRMHSTLKGFSFGPQESPIAVPILAEILTRLSLLDRLGLSYLALSRSGQTLSGGEAQRVRLAAQLGSSLTGVCYILDEPTIGLHARDHRMLLDALKELKERGNSILVVEHDEDTIREADCLIDLGPGAGQDGGEVVARGQLADLKKVSASVTGAFFDGHPHRITSRLRPYKDRPCITVRGATQHNLKGIDVAFPLGALICVTGVSGSGKSTLLKETLYYEVSNGILKQHHGTRRCKKIEGWETLERVLEVDHSPIGRTPRSVPASYVGFLSEIRKLFAMTPEARARGYDAGRFSFNVRRGRCEACKGHGSLKVAMSFLPDVYVHCEACSGQRFNHETLAVTYKGKNISEVLELTFEEAASFFAAVPSIRRPIRVVSDVGLGYLRLGQPSPTLSGGEAQRIKLAEELAKPSKGRTLYLLDEPTTGLHVADVQRLLIVLQALVDEGNTIAVIEHNMEVIKDADYIIDLGPEGGDEGGHMVAAGSPAELIAHPNESHTAHYLRKHLFPEQVHKNF